From a region of the Solanum stenotomum isolate F172 chromosome 2, ASM1918654v1, whole genome shotgun sequence genome:
- the LOC125856284 gene encoding F-box/FBD/LRR-repeat protein At1g13570-like: MTEEVSRRISDRISNLPINAIDDILTRLPLRDAVRTSILSRKWRYAWAKVPKLTLDESLWKDLSTREVRVKLGRILLHLFSLRQGPIKECRISIPKSKYFPEVDNLIFFLSRNEIEYLVLELPKGEKYKLPSSIFTSSKMRHLTLQYCVINLPTTFQAFGKLLRLQLFNVSISEKHLEKLISRCPLLEDMELDISNPLYYIQVNAPNLKFLNFGSKIISICFKTTPLLADVSIMADNVNHGPLEDGVNHGPVELIVADDVNRDFVERGTCNLVEFFGSLPAIKNLRLDHFIIKTLIAGIDEIPMKLPMPLLNLKKIYLFDICLSGLDEIRFLLCLIKSSPYLEEIVIINQAINNERGDDLTAFKVLEAKYDSGIKLNRLTKVRLIDIRGTKAEMEFIKLLLATSPVLEKMMISPYYIGPESPQTLVEILMQANTFQRASPRAVVNF, from the exons ATGACGGAAGAAGTGTCAAGAAGAATTTCCGATCGAATCAGCAATCTGCCTATCAATGCAATTGATGATATTCTTACGCGTTTGCCTCTACGAGATGCTGTTAGGACCAGTATTTTGTCGAGAAAATGGAGGTATGCCTGGGCCAAAGTTCCAAAACTTACTCTTGATGAATCACTCTGGAAAGATCTATCAACCCGTGAAGTTAGAGTTAAGCTTGGTAGGATTCTCCTTCATCTATTTTCACTTAGGCAAGGACCAATTAAAGAGTGTAGAATCTCCATTCCGAAATCAAAATACTTCCCTGAGGTTGACAACTTGATCTTTTTCCTGTCAAGGAATGAGATCGAGTATCTCGTTCTTGAACTTCCTAAGGGGGAGAAGTACAAATTGCCCTCTTCTATTTTCACAAGTTCAAAAATGAGGCATTTGACACTTCAGTATTGTGTAATCAATCTTCCAACTACCTTTCAAGCATTTGGTAAACTTCTTCGCTTACAATTGTTTAATGTTTCTATTTCTGAAAAACATCTTGAGAAATTAATATCTCGTTGCCCATTGCTTGAGGACATGGAGCTAGATATCTCAAACCCTTTGTACTATATTCAAGTTAATGCTCCTAACCTAAAATTCTTGAACTTTGGAAGCAAAATAATTTCTATATGTTTCAAAACTACCCCACTTCTTGCTGATGTGTCAATTATGGCGGATAATGTGAATCATGGTCCCCTGGAGGATGGCGTAAATCATGGTCCTGTGGAATTAATTGTGGCGGATGATGTAAATCGTGATTTTGTGGAGAGAGGAACATGTAATCTTGTCGAGTTTTTTGGTTCCTTGCCTGCTATTAAGAATCTCCGATTGGATCATTTCATAATCAAG ACCCTGATTGCAGGAATAGATGAAATTCCAATGAAACTTCCCATGCCTCTTCTCAATCTAAAAAAGATTTACTTATTCGACATTTGTCTAAGTGGACTAGATGAAATCCGCTTTCTTCTTTGCTTGATTAAAAGCTCCCCATATTTGGAAGAAATCGTCATTATTAATCAG GCAATTAATAACGAACGAGGAGATGATCTTACTGCTTTTAAAGTTTTGGAAGCTAAGTATGATTCAGGCATAAAGTTGAATCGGCTTACCAAAGTCAGATTGATAGATATTAGGGGCACAAAGGCTGAGATGGAATTTATCAAGCTTCTATTGGCCACATCTCCGGTGTTGGAAAAGATGATGATCTCGCCATACTACATAGGGCCTGAATCTCCTCAAACATTAGTTGAGATACTGATGCAGGCCAACACATTTCAAAGGGCATCACCTCGAGCAGTagtcaatttttaa